A stretch of DNA from Acinetobacter sp. C26M:
GAATTGACTGAAAACGAACAAGTACGCATGAACGAATCTGCGTGGTGTCGTGGTAGCAGTTCTGAATCATGTATGTATGTTCCATTAAATGGCACAGCAACAGTTTTAGAAATGTTACGTGGTATTATTATCCAATCAGGTAATGATGCTTCTAAAGCAATGGCTGAGCATATCGCGGGCAATGAAGGTACCTTCGCCCACATGATGAACCAAGAAGCAAAACGTGTTGGTATGGTGAATACACATTTCATTAACTCAACAGGGATGCCAGCTGAAGGTCATTACTCAACTGCAAAAGATATGGCCGTACTGGCACAGCATATTATTAAAGATAGTTCTAAATACTATCCAATTTATTCAGAAAAAGAGTTTTCTTTTAACGGCATTAAGCAAGGTAACCGTAATGCCCTACTTTATACTGATCCAAGCGTAGATGGCTTAAAAACGGGCCATACTGACGAAGCTGGTTTCTGTCTGACTACATCAAGTAAACGTGGACCAATGCGTTTGATCTCGGTGATCTTCGGCACACCAAGTATGAATGAACGTGCCAATCAAACACGTACATTATTGGCTTGGGGCTTTGCAAACTTTGAAACTGCAAACGTGCAACCTGCTAATCAAGTTCTTGCTAAAGCAAAAGTATGGTTTGGTAAACAAGATGAAGTTCAAATCGGTTTAGCTGAAAACTTCAATGTCACCATGCCTAAAGGTCAAGCAGACAAAATCAAAACTCAGCTTGTGGTTCAACCGAAACTCAATGCACCTTTAGCAAAAGGTCAAGTGGTTGGTAAATTAGTGGCAAGTCTTGACGGTAAAGTGATCGCTGAAAAACCACTAGTTGCTTTAAAACCTGTTGAAGAAGCTGGTTTCTTTGCTCGTATGATTGATCATATCAAAATGTTCTTTAGCAACTTATTCTAATTTTTAGACATCAGTTGATTAAGCATTCATGCTCTTGGGTATGAATGCTTTTTTATTTTATAATTACTCTAAATTTTCCAATCGAAAACCACTATGCCAAAGAACATTCGCCCCTATTTAGACCAGAAACCTGATGTTGATTCAAGCTGCTACGTGGATGAAATGTCAGTTGTAGTTGGTGATGTCAAATTAGCAGAGAATGTTTCAGTTTGGCCTTTTGCTGTCATTCGCGGTGATGTAAATTCAATTCAGATTGGCAAAAATAGTAATGTACAAGATCACTGTATGTTGCATGTCAGTCATAAGAATCAATCTAAACCGAATGGCTCTCCACTGCTCATTGGTGAAGATGTGACCGTTGGGCATCATGTGACTTTGCATGGTTGTACCATTGGAAATCGCGTCTTGATCGGGATCAATACCGTTGTTTTAGATGACGTGATCATTGAAGATGATGTGATGATTGGCGCAGGTAGTCTTGTTCCACCACGTAAGGTTTTAAAAAGCGGTTATCTCTATGTCGGCAGCCCAGTACAGCAAGTTCGTGCACTGACTGAAAAAGAAATGGAGTTTCTACCTTACTCGGCACGTCACTATGTGAAAGTAAAGGATAATTATAAGAATAGCGAAGCCTAGCTTCGTTATTATTTTTCAATCCTTTATGCATAAAAAAATAATAAACTTTTAGAGATATCTAATGAACACTGATCATCCACATGATTGCCCTACTCAGGATGCACTCATTAATACAACTAAGCTCAATATTGAAAAGCACGGACTGCAAATTATAGGAATTAATGCAACAGACTATTTACCTTCTTTTAGTTATAGTATCGGTTTATATGAAAGCTATCAGCATCCTGAAATTATATGCTTTGGGTTACCAACGGACTTGGCACATACCATCATCAATGATGTCGCCAATCTGATCAAAAATGGAGAAACAATTGCTCTCAATCAAGAGTATGGCGATCAAATTTTTAAAGAAACTCGTGCTCAATTTTTGCATGTAGATGTTAAAAATATTGAAGATTATTTTGGTGCTGCTTTAAATTACTATCAACACGACAATTTTTCCGCCTTGCAATTAGTTTGGGCAGATCGTAATAATAAATTGCCTTGGGAAGATGGATTTGAGGAAAAACTCATTTATGATCAACCACTCTTAGACCGAAATGCTGATTTTAAGTTCAGAGAGGCGAAAAACCTTGGTATTTTTACCACTCGGCAATGGTTAGAGCATAATCAAGCAATCTTACGTGTTGTTCATGAAACCGATGGAGATTGGCAGTTTTTAACTGGTGATCAAGAACCCGATGATATTCGTCTCGTTGCTTTGGAACAAATGGTATTAAGAGATCCAACTCTGAATGAGGTATTCGATCTGGACTACAATCAAGCAGCAGAAAGAGACGTTAAGGGTGGTAAATGGAAAATATCAAATCTTGAAGATTATAAAGATATATAAGGCAATTATTTTGTCTAGAAATCTGACCATAGCCAAAAACTCTCAAATTTTGTAGAATACGTTTTTTAAAACCATGGTGCTTTCTATGACCGCTTGGACACCTCATGTCACTGTCGCCACTGTTGTCGAAAAAGACGGACGTTTTCTGTTTGTTGAAGAACACAGCGAAGGCTTTGTACATACCGTGTTTAATCAACCTGCGGGACATGTAGAATGCGATGAGACAATCATTCAAGCAGCCATCCGTGAGACCTTAGAAGAAACAGGTCATCACGTTGAAATTGATCATTTGCTCGGTATCTATACCTATACCCCACCGATGTTTCCTGACCGCACTTATTACCGTTTTTGCTTCTTGGCACATGTGACG
This window harbors:
- a CDS encoding DUF4262 domain-containing protein; this translates as MNTDHPHDCPTQDALINTTKLNIEKHGLQIIGINATDYLPSFSYSIGLYESYQHPEIICFGLPTDLAHTIINDVANLIKNGETIALNQEYGDQIFKETRAQFLHVDVKNIEDYFGAALNYYQHDNFSALQLVWADRNNKLPWEDGFEEKLIYDQPLLDRNADFKFREAKNLGIFTTRQWLEHNQAILRVVHETDGDWQFLTGDQEPDDIRLVALEQMVLRDPTLNEVFDLDYNQAAERDVKGGKWKISNLEDYKDI
- a CDS encoding NUDIX hydrolase, which gives rise to MTAWTPHVTVATVVEKDGRFLFVEEHSEGFVHTVFNQPAGHVECDETIIQAAIRETLEETGHHVEIDHLLGIYTYTPPMFPDRTYYRFCFLAHVTAVEENAQLDTGIVGAVWMNLDELQETARARSPLVLKAVEDALAGKKYPLSLIYEHPFSPSLTSHLDA
- the dacC gene encoding D-alanyl-D-alanine carboxypeptidase PBP5/6 codes for the protein MTQKSALAALLLLPSFSYAATVLSAPPELNNKSYVLMDYETGQILAAKNENEKLAPASMTKMMTSYIIEQKLLKGELTENEQVRMNESAWCRGSSSESCMYVPLNGTATVLEMLRGIIIQSGNDASKAMAEHIAGNEGTFAHMMNQEAKRVGMVNTHFINSTGMPAEGHYSTAKDMAVLAQHIIKDSSKYYPIYSEKEFSFNGIKQGNRNALLYTDPSVDGLKTGHTDEAGFCLTTSSKRGPMRLISVIFGTPSMNERANQTRTLLAWGFANFETANVQPANQVLAKAKVWFGKQDEVQIGLAENFNVTMPKGQADKIKTQLVVQPKLNAPLAKGQVVGKLVASLDGKVIAEKPLVALKPVEEAGFFARMIDHIKMFFSNLF
- a CDS encoding gamma carbonic anhydrase family protein; amino-acid sequence: MPKNIRPYLDQKPDVDSSCYVDEMSVVVGDVKLAENVSVWPFAVIRGDVNSIQIGKNSNVQDHCMLHVSHKNQSKPNGSPLLIGEDVTVGHHVTLHGCTIGNRVLIGINTVVLDDVIIEDDVMIGAGSLVPPRKVLKSGYLYVGSPVQQVRALTEKEMEFLPYSARHYVKVKDNYKNSEA